From the genome of Vicia villosa cultivar HV-30 ecotype Madison, WI linkage group LG2, Vvil1.0, whole genome shotgun sequence, one region includes:
- the LOC131651631 gene encoding F-box/kelch-repeat protein At1g26930-like isoform X1 has product MNCVWAGCWFCCGGLEFEGIFWREMLEGRSCVVPRLFCSSCETENDWSYMKYMLDLDIKNGKRPMEIDAAEDEDEHHPKKCTKMLESCHIVETVRLSFQQNKDSVLPGIDQEIAEPVDVCHGVCAGDSMDSLDSGSQQSDEEQQAGDSSDSGSLLPRMNRDSSIACLSRCSRSDYGSLASLNRSFRNIIRSGELYTWRRLNGIMEHWVYFSCALLEWEAYDPIRQRWMHLPRMASNECFMCSDKESLAVGTELLVFGRELRSHVIYRYSLLTNSWSSGMRMNAPRCLFGSASLGEIAILAGGCDSEGRILDSAELYNSEAQTWELLPSMKKPRKMCSGVFMDGKFYVIGGIGGRDSKLLTCGEEYNLQTRTWTEIPNMSPGRSSRGSDMPATTEAPPLVAVVNNELYAADYADMEVKKYEKERKLWNTIGRLPERAVSMNGWGLAFRACGNRLIVIGGPRTHGEGFIELNSWVPSEGPPQWRLLDRKQRSGNFVYNCAVMGC; this is encoded by the coding sequence ATGAACTGTGTTTGGGCAGGTTGTTGGTTTTGCTGTGGTGGATTGGAGTTTGAGGGAATATTTTGGAGAGAGATGTTGGAGGGTCGTTCCTGTGTTGTTCCGAGGTTGTTTTGTAGCAGTTGTGAAACGGAGAACGATTGGTCTTACATGAAGTATATGTTGGATTTGGATATCAAAAATGGGAAGAGACCGATGGAAATTGATGCTGCTGAGGATGAGGATGAGCATCATCCTAAGAAGTGTACTAAGATGTTGGAATCTTGTCATATAGTTGAAACGGTTCGTCTTTCGTTTCAGCAGAATAAGGATTCTGTTCTTCCTGGAATAGATCAGGAAATTGCTGAGCCTGTGGATGTTTGTCATGGGGTTTGTGCTGGTGATTCAATGGATTCATTGGATTCTGGTAGTCAGCAATCTGATGAGGAGCAGCAGGCTGGAGATTCGTCGGATTCTGGTTCACTTTTGCCGCGGATGAACCGAGACAGCTCGATTGCTTGTCTTAGCCGATGTTCGAGGTCTGATTATGGTTCGCTTGCTTCTCTTAATAGGAGCTTTCGTAACATAATCCGAAGTGGCGAGCTCTATACATGGAGGAGACTAAATGGTATCATGGAACATTGGGTTTATTTCTCATGTGCTCTCCTTGAATGGGAAGCCTATGATCCGATTCGTCAAAGATGGATGCATTTGCCGAGGATGGCTTCGAATGAATGCTTCATGTGTTCTGATAAGGAATCTTTAGCTGTAGGAACTGAACTTCTTGTGTTTGGGAGGGAGCTAAGATCTCATGTGATTTATCGATACAGTCTTTTGACTAACTCGTGGTCATCAGGAATGAGAATGAATGCCCCAAGATGTTTGTTCGGGTCTGCAAGCCTCGGTGAGATTGCAATATTAGCAGGTGGTTGTGATTCTGAAGGACGTATACTTGACTCGGCCGAACTATACAACTCGGAGGCGCAAACATGGGAGCTACTCCCGAGTATGAAAAAACCAAGGAAGATGTGTTCTGGTGTATTTATGGATGGAAAATTTTATGTTATAGGTGGAATTGGCGGACGCGATTCCAAGCTTCTTACTTGCGGGGAGGAGTACAATTTACAGACTAGAACATGGACGGAGATTCCGAACATGTCACCCGGACGAAGTAGTAGGGGTTCCGATATGCCTGCTACAACCGAGGCACCGCCTCTTGTTGCCGTTGTAAATAATGAATTGTATGCTGCTGATTATGCTGACATGGAAGTTAAAAAGTATGAGAAGGAAAGAAAACTGTGGAATACCATTGGGAGACTTCCGGAACGAGCCGTTTCGATGAACGGCTGGGGTCTTGCATTTAGAGCATGTGGAAATAGGCTTATTGTTATTGGTGGACCAAGGACTCACGGTGAGGGTTTCATTGAGCTCAATTCTTGGGTGCCTAGTGAAGGACCTCCACAATGGCGTTTACTCGATCGAAAACAACGATCCGGTAACTTTGTTTATAATTGCGCTGTGATGGGTTGTTGA
- the LOC131651631 gene encoding F-box/kelch-repeat protein At1g26930-like isoform X2, protein MLEGRSCVVPRLFCSSCETENDWSYMKYMLDLDIKNGKRPMEIDAAEDEDEHHPKKCTKMLESCHIVETVRLSFQQNKDSVLPGIDQEIAEPVDVCHGVCAGDSMDSLDSGSQQSDEEQQAGDSSDSGSLLPRMNRDSSIACLSRCSRSDYGSLASLNRSFRNIIRSGELYTWRRLNGIMEHWVYFSCALLEWEAYDPIRQRWMHLPRMASNECFMCSDKESLAVGTELLVFGRELRSHVIYRYSLLTNSWSSGMRMNAPRCLFGSASLGEIAILAGGCDSEGRILDSAELYNSEAQTWELLPSMKKPRKMCSGVFMDGKFYVIGGIGGRDSKLLTCGEEYNLQTRTWTEIPNMSPGRSSRGSDMPATTEAPPLVAVVNNELYAADYADMEVKKYEKERKLWNTIGRLPERAVSMNGWGLAFRACGNRLIVIGGPRTHGEGFIELNSWVPSEGPPQWRLLDRKQRSGNFVYNCAVMGC, encoded by the coding sequence ATGTTGGAGGGTCGTTCCTGTGTTGTTCCGAGGTTGTTTTGTAGCAGTTGTGAAACGGAGAACGATTGGTCTTACATGAAGTATATGTTGGATTTGGATATCAAAAATGGGAAGAGACCGATGGAAATTGATGCTGCTGAGGATGAGGATGAGCATCATCCTAAGAAGTGTACTAAGATGTTGGAATCTTGTCATATAGTTGAAACGGTTCGTCTTTCGTTTCAGCAGAATAAGGATTCTGTTCTTCCTGGAATAGATCAGGAAATTGCTGAGCCTGTGGATGTTTGTCATGGGGTTTGTGCTGGTGATTCAATGGATTCATTGGATTCTGGTAGTCAGCAATCTGATGAGGAGCAGCAGGCTGGAGATTCGTCGGATTCTGGTTCACTTTTGCCGCGGATGAACCGAGACAGCTCGATTGCTTGTCTTAGCCGATGTTCGAGGTCTGATTATGGTTCGCTTGCTTCTCTTAATAGGAGCTTTCGTAACATAATCCGAAGTGGCGAGCTCTATACATGGAGGAGACTAAATGGTATCATGGAACATTGGGTTTATTTCTCATGTGCTCTCCTTGAATGGGAAGCCTATGATCCGATTCGTCAAAGATGGATGCATTTGCCGAGGATGGCTTCGAATGAATGCTTCATGTGTTCTGATAAGGAATCTTTAGCTGTAGGAACTGAACTTCTTGTGTTTGGGAGGGAGCTAAGATCTCATGTGATTTATCGATACAGTCTTTTGACTAACTCGTGGTCATCAGGAATGAGAATGAATGCCCCAAGATGTTTGTTCGGGTCTGCAAGCCTCGGTGAGATTGCAATATTAGCAGGTGGTTGTGATTCTGAAGGACGTATACTTGACTCGGCCGAACTATACAACTCGGAGGCGCAAACATGGGAGCTACTCCCGAGTATGAAAAAACCAAGGAAGATGTGTTCTGGTGTATTTATGGATGGAAAATTTTATGTTATAGGTGGAATTGGCGGACGCGATTCCAAGCTTCTTACTTGCGGGGAGGAGTACAATTTACAGACTAGAACATGGACGGAGATTCCGAACATGTCACCCGGACGAAGTAGTAGGGGTTCCGATATGCCTGCTACAACCGAGGCACCGCCTCTTGTTGCCGTTGTAAATAATGAATTGTATGCTGCTGATTATGCTGACATGGAAGTTAAAAAGTATGAGAAGGAAAGAAAACTGTGGAATACCATTGGGAGACTTCCGGAACGAGCCGTTTCGATGAACGGCTGGGGTCTTGCATTTAGAGCATGTGGAAATAGGCTTATTGTTATTGGTGGACCAAGGACTCACGGTGAGGGTTTCATTGAGCTCAATTCTTGGGTGCCTAGTGAAGGACCTCCACAATGGCGTTTACTCGATCGAAAACAACGATCCGGTAACTTTGTTTATAATTGCGCTGTGATGGGTTGTTGA